One Caretta caretta isolate rCarCar2 chromosome 6, rCarCar1.hap1, whole genome shotgun sequence genomic region harbors:
- the LOC125638104 gene encoding perforin-1-like — translation MPRFGAFIPLLFFIFPGASSHCHTGTVNECKNHTAFVPGHSLAGEGIDVTTMARKGAYLVDSSLWQHQDSTCTLCRNRLQGGQWQRLPLAVVDWRVRVSCRRKLSSSVQQSAMVMMDSAASAVQNDWKVGLDVPVKPKVNVQVALAGSHSKLASFVVDHTRKDKYSLMSHEVSCGYYGFRVSKTPPLTSHFTRALKNLPEQYNSKSKVEYQQLINNYGTHYISQLHLGGRTRDLTAVRVCEASMSSLSDDEIKDCLSMETGVSIGMGSVKDGHSKCEEEKKKGKVQGSFHETYQERHVEVEGGESTTDVLFGSDAKVFSTWIESLKASPGLVSYSLHPIHMLVEQDDPKREALRRAVSEYIRERALWRNCTRSCPSGTQRSAHDPCSCLCPGDTMTNTMCCSRERGLGKLMVTVKTASGLWGDYVTATDAFVKVFFERREIRTGTIWNNNNPVWNVHLDFGTVRITSTSKIRIEVWDEDNKWDDDLLGSCDIPLVSGGPHQKDCYLNHGRIWFQYSLRCGPHLGGRSCFNYVSQPPQQSTAKGKEVEAFW, via the exons ATGCCCAGATTTGGTGCCTTCATCCCCCTCCTCTTCTTCATCTTCCCTGGGGCCTCCTCCCATTGTCACACAGGCACGGTCAATGAATGCAAGAATCACACGGCCTTTGTGCCCGGgcacagcctggctggggagggcatCGATGTGACCACGATGGCCAGAAAGGGGGCCTATCTGGTAGACAGCAGCCTCTGGCAACATCAGGACAGCACCTGCACCCTGTGCCGGAACCGACTTCAAGGAGGGCAGTGGCAGAGGCTGCCACTGGCCGTGGTGGACTGGCGGGTCCGCGTCTCGTGCCGCCGGAAGCTGAGCAGCTCGGTGCAGCAGTCGGCGATGGTCATGATGGATTCGGCGGCGTCCGCGGTGCAGAACGACTGGAAGGTGGGGCTGGACGTGCCTGTGAAGCCCAAGGTTAATGTGCAGGTGGCCCTGGCTGGATCGCACTCCAAACTGGCCAGTTTCGTGGTAGACCACACGCGGAAGGACAAATACAGCTTAATGAGCCACGAGGTCTCCTGCGGCTATTACGG ATTCCGGGTCAGCAAGACGCCCCCGCTCACCAGCCATTTCACTCGGGCGCTGAAGAACCTCCCAGAGCAGTACAACAGCAAATCCAAGGTGGAGTATCAGCAGCTAATCAACAACTACGGCACCCACTACATATCCCAACTGCATCTGGGGGGCCGGACACGGGACTTGACAGCCGTGCGGGTCTGCGAAGCGTCAATGAGCAGCTTGAGTGACGACGAAATCAAGGACTGCTTGAGTATGGAGACGGGTGTGAGTATCGGAATGGGCTCAGTCAAGGATGGGCACAGCAAGTgcgaggaggagaagaagaaggggaaggtcCAGGGGAGCTTCCACGAGACGTATCAGGAGCGCCACgtggaggtggagggaggagagagcacGACTGATGTGCTCTTCGGGAGTGATGCCAAGGTCTTCTCCACCTGGATAGAGAGCCTCAAAGCCAGCCCCGGCCTGGTGTCCTATTCGTTGCACCCCATCCACATGCTGGTGGAGCAGGACGACCCCAAGCGGGAGGCGCTGAGGCGGGCGGTGAGTGAGTACATCCGTGAGAGGGCCCTGTGGAGGAATTGCACCCGAAGCTGCCCCTCAGGGACTCAACGCAGCGCCCATGacccctgctcctgcctctgccccgGGGATACCATGACCAACACCATGTGCTGCTCACGGGAGCGCGGCCTGGGGAAGCTGATGGTGACAGTGAAGACGGCCAGCGGCCTGTGGGGGGATTACGTTACTGCTACGGATGCCTTCGTCAAGGTCTTCTTTGAGAGAAGGGAGATCCGGACCGGCACCATCTGGAACAACAACAATCCCGTCTGGAACGTCCACTTAGACTTCGGTACCGTCCGCATCACCAGCACCAGCAAGATCCGCATAGAGGTCTGGGACGAGGACAACAAGTGGGACGATGACCTGCTGGGAAGCTGCGACATCCCGCTGGTGTCTGGGGGGCCCCACCAGAAGGATTGCTACCTGAACCACGGCCGCATCTGGTTCCAGTACAGCCTGCGCTGTGGGCCCCACCTCGGGGGCCGGAGCTGCTTCAACTATgtctcccagccaccccagcagaGCACAGccaaggggaaggaggtggaggccTTCTGGTGA
- the LOC125638097 gene encoding perforin-1-like — MPRFGAFIPLLLFIFPGASSHCHTGTVNECKKHTAFVPGHSLAGEGIDVTTMGRKGAYLVDSSLWQHQDSTCTLCRNRLQGGQWQRLPLAAVDWRVHVSCRRKLSSSVQQSAMGMMDSAASVVQNDWKVGLDVPVKPKVNVQVALAGSHSKLASFVVDHTRMDKYSFVSHEVSCGYYRFRVSEMPPLTSHFTLALENLPDQYDSKSKLEYQQLISNYGTHYLSQLQLGGRARDVTAVRVCEAAMSSLTDDEIKDCLSMEAAVSIGMGSVKGGSSKCEEKKGKVQRSFHETYQERHVEVEGGESTTDVLFSGSDAEVFSAWKESLKASPGLVSYSLHPIHMLVEQDDPKREALRRAVSEYIRERALWRNCTRSCPPGTQRSAHDPCSCVCPGDTMTNTMCCSRERGLGKLVVTVKKASGLWGDQSTATDAFVKVFFERREIRTGTIRNNNSPVWYVPLDFGTVRITSASKIRIEVWDEDKWNDDLLGSCDIPLEAGGPHQKDCYLNHGRIWFQYSLRCGPHLGGRSCFDYVSQPPQQSTAKGKEVEAFW; from the exons ATGCCCAGATTTGGTGCCttcatccccctcctcctcttcatcttccCTGGGGCCTCCTCCCATTGTCACACAGGCACGGTCAATGAATGCAAGAAGCACACGGCCTTCGTGCCCGGGCACAGCCTGGCTGGCGAGGGCATCGATGTGACCACAATGGGCAGGAAGGGGGCCTATCTGGTTGAcagcagcctctggcaacacCAGGACAGCACCTGCACCCTGTGCCGGAACCGACTTCAAGGAGGGCAGTGGCAGAGGCTGCCGCTGGCCGCAGTGGACTGGCGGGTCCACGTCTCGTGCCGCCGGAAGCTGAGCAGTTCGGTGCAGCAGTCAGCAATGGGCATGATGGATTCGGCGGCATCCGTGGTGCAGAACGACTGGAAGGTGGGGCTGGATGTGCCTGTGAAGCCCAAGGTTAATGTCCAGGTGGCCCTGGCTGGATCGCATTCCAAACTGGCCAGTTTTGTTGTAGATCACACGCGGATGGACAAATACAGCTTCGTGAGCCACGAGGTCTCTTGTGGCTATTACAG GTTCCGGGTCAGCGAGATGCCCCCGCTCACCAGCCATTTCACTCTGGCGCTGGAAAACCTCCCCGACCAGTACGACAGCAAATCCAAGCTGGAGTACCAGCAGCTAATCAGCAACTACGGCACCCATTACTTGTCCCAGCTGCAGCTTGGGGGGCGGGCGCGGGACGTGACGGCCGTGAGGGTCTGCGAAGCAGCAATGAGCAGCTTGACTGACGACGAGATCAAGGACTGCTTGAGCATGGAGGCGGCCGTGAGTATCGGAATGGGCTCAGTCAAGGGTGGGTCCAGCAAGTGCgaggagaagaaggggaaggTCCAGCGGAGCTTCCACGAGACGTATCAGGAGCGCCACgtggaggtggagggaggagagagcacAACTGATGTGCTTTTCTCTGGCAGTGATGCCGAGGTCTTCTCGGCCTGGAAGGAGAGCCTCAAAGCCAGCCCCGGCCTGGTGTCCTATTCGTTGCACCCCATCCACATGCTGGTGGAGCAGGACGACCCCAAGCGGGAGGCGCTGAGGCGGGCGGTGAGTGAGTACATCCGTGAGAGGGCCCTGTGGAGGAATTGCACCCGAAGCTGCCCCCCAGGGACTCAACGCAGCGCCCATGACCCCTGCTCCTGCGTCTGCCCCGGGGATACCATGACCAACACCATGTGCTGCTCGCGGGAGCgcggcctggggaagctggtggTGACAGTGAAGAAGGCCAGTGGCCTCTGGGGGGACCAATCTACTGCTACGGATGCCTTTGTCAAGGTCTTCTTTGAGAGAAGGGAGATCCGGACCGGCACCATCCGGAACAACAACAGTCCCGTCTGGTATGTCCCCTTGGACTTTGGTACCGTCCGCATCACCAGTGCCAGCAAGATCCGCATAGAGGTCTGGGACGAGGACAAGTGGAACGATGACCTGCTGGGAAGCTGCGACATCCCGCTGGAGGCTGGGGGGCCCCACCAGAAGGATTGCTACCTGAACCACGGCCGCATCTGGTTCCAGTACAGCCTGCGCTGTGGGCCCCACCTCGGGGGCCGGAGCTGCTTCGACTATgtctcccagccaccccagcagaGCACAGccaaggggaaggaggtggaggccTTCTGGTGA